The Schistocerca gregaria isolate iqSchGreg1 chromosome 1, iqSchGreg1.2, whole genome shotgun sequence genome includes a window with the following:
- the LOC126314181 gene encoding phosphatidylinositol-glycan biosynthesis class F protein has translation MPSKYPMNIKTNSILDDPSTCRLAAFYASCTIVYFVILVSALFLTNYVYSIGKLTFYPVIGLIAVLECTKYVIGIFHVSKKDVFSGRYEDKYFTGQRKKPVTKTSLKEVFNCIVIVTVMLTVYFAIAILFGAELFNKHEETFMFSSLLTVLTIFPSCLHLESQAAVNLLFGVHPAGDAVGQLLLRNLQFTLLGAWLGAFVIPLDWDRPWQEWPIPCCVGALLGYITGNIVMVCSLFPNIAKKLPKSNRKLR, from the coding sequence ATGCCATCGAAATACCCAATGAACATAAAGACAAATTCTATTTTAGATGACCCAAGTACCTGCAGATTAGCAGCGTTTTATGCGAGCTGCACAATTGTGTATTTTGTTATTTTAGTAAGTGCATTGTTCTTAACGAACTACGTTTATTCCATAGGAAAACTAACGTTTTATCCTGTAATAGGTTTAATTGCGGTCCTTGAATGCACGAAATACGTCATTGGCATTTTCCATGTTTCAAAAAAAGATGTCTTTTCTGGTAGATACGAAGACAAGTACTTTACTGGTCAGCGTAAAAAGCCAGTGACAAAAACAAGCCTGAAAGAAGTGTTCAACTGTATTGTAATTGTTACTGTTATGCTTACAGTATACTTTGCCATAGCAATCTTATTTGGTGCTGAATTGTTTAATAAACATGAAGAGACTTTTATGTTTAGCTCATTGCTAACGGTGTTGACAATATTTCCATCTTGTCTGCACCTAGAGTCACAAGCAGCTGTGAATTTATTGTTTGGTGTTCATCCAGCAGGTGACGCTGTTGGACAGCTTTTGCTAAGAAACTTACAGTTCACGCTGCTTGGAGCTTGGCTTGGGGCATTTGTTATTCCATTAGATTGGGACCGGCCTTGGCAAGAATGGCCAATTCCTTGTTGTGTTGGAGCCTTACTAGGTTATATTACTGGCAATATCGTGATGGTATGTAGCCTGTTTCCAAATATTGCCAAGAAACTGCCTAAATCAAACCGAAAGCTTCGTTAG